Proteins co-encoded in one Betaproteobacteria bacterium genomic window:
- a CDS encoding ABC transporter permease produces MSDPAASQSAGAAVAPGVLRRWFDSDLVWSLRHSPVAIGAGTVAFVILFGAAFASWLAPHDPFDLASLELMDALTPPAWFPEGRSAYLLGTDDQGRDVFSSILHGSRISIVVGFASVLVAMVLGVVLGLIAGYAGGAVDAFIMRVADVQLSFPAILIALLIDGVARVVLPDAAQGGHALLVLVIAIGLSGWVQYARTVRGSTMVERRKEYVQAARVIGRHPLAIMLFHVLPNVLGPVLVIATIHLATAIITEATLSFLGVGMPITTPSLGTLIRIGNDFLFSGEWWITVFPGAALVLLVLSVNLLGDWLRDALNPRLH; encoded by the coding sequence ATGAGCGATCCCGCCGCATCGCAGAGTGCCGGCGCGGCGGTCGCTCCCGGCGTGCTGCGGCGCTGGTTCGACTCCGATCTCGTCTGGTCGCTGCGCCATTCGCCCGTCGCGATCGGCGCAGGAACCGTCGCGTTCGTGATTCTGTTCGGCGCCGCGTTCGCCTCGTGGCTTGCGCCGCACGACCCCTTCGATCTGGCGTCGCTGGAGCTGATGGACGCCCTCACGCCGCCCGCGTGGTTCCCCGAGGGCCGTTCTGCCTATCTGCTCGGCACCGACGATCAGGGGCGCGACGTGTTCTCGTCCATCCTGCACGGCAGCCGCATTTCCATCGTCGTCGGATTCGCCTCCGTGCTGGTCGCGATGGTGCTGGGCGTTGTCCTGGGGCTGATCGCGGGATACGCAGGCGGAGCGGTCGACGCCTTCATCATGCGAGTCGCCGACGTGCAGCTGTCGTTCCCTGCCATTCTCATCGCGCTGCTGATCGATGGCGTCGCCCGCGTCGTGCTGCCGGATGCTGCGCAAGGCGGGCACGCCCTTCTGGTGCTGGTGATCGCCATCGGACTGTCCGGCTGGGTGCAATACGCACGCACCGTGCGCGGTTCGACCATGGTCGAGCGGCGGAAGGAGTACGTGCAGGCGGCACGGGTGATCGGCCGCCATCCTCTGGCGATCATGCTGTTCCACGTGCTGCCCAACGTGCTGGGGCCGGTGCTGGTGATCGCGACCATCCATCTCGCGACCGCCATCATCACCGAGGCGACGCTCAGTTTCCTGGGCGTGGGCATGCCCATCACCACGCCTTCGCTCGGCACCCTCATCCGCATCGGCAACGATTTCCTCTTTTCCGGCGAGTGGTGGATCACGGTGTTCCCGGGCGCGGCGCTGGTGTTGCTGGTGCTGTCCGTGAACCTGCTGGGCGACTGGCTGCGCGACGCGCTCAATCCACGGCTGCACTGA
- a CDS encoding ABC transporter substrate-binding protein: MIARRIAAALVTGLVALYIGTAPAGAKTFRFANQGDALSVDPYMHNEAVLLSLTGNVYEGLTGRGKKFELTAELATDWKQTSPTVWRFNLRKGVKFHDGSPFTADDVVFSFERARGEGSDVRVYVAGIREIRKVDTHAVDIVTQEPFAILPQNISRWYIMSKAWCEKHNAVKPVDVRKGTENYASTHANGTGPFMLKTREPGVRTTFAPNPDWWAKAEHNVTEAIFTPVGNDATRVAALISGEIDMVDPVPLQDVPRVKGSPALQIMQSPELRTIFLGMDQKRDELLFSNVKGRNPLKDRKVRQAFYQAIDIEAIRTRIMRGVSTPTGLMVAPGVQGFVPDMNKRLPYDPDGARKLLAEAGYPSGFEVGMNCPNDRYVNDGEICQAIASMLAKVGVKVNLVAEPKTLFFPKVLSRNVSFYLAGWTPTSQDSHNALYALMSTPGEAGQGQFNGGAYSNPRVDDLTRRIGAENYANKRNAMIAEAFKIHQDEIGHIPLHQQPITWGMKKSVEMVQTPDNFVYLRWVTVK, encoded by the coding sequence CGCTGTACATCGGCACCGCACCCGCCGGAGCGAAGACCTTCCGCTTCGCGAACCAGGGAGATGCGCTGTCCGTCGACCCGTACATGCACAACGAGGCGGTGCTGCTGTCACTCACCGGAAACGTCTATGAAGGCCTGACAGGCCGCGGAAAGAAATTCGAGCTGACGGCCGAGCTGGCGACGGACTGGAAGCAGACGTCGCCCACGGTCTGGCGATTCAACCTGCGCAAGGGCGTGAAGTTCCACGACGGCAGCCCCTTCACCGCAGACGACGTCGTGTTCAGCTTCGAGCGGGCACGCGGGGAAGGCTCCGACGTGCGCGTGTACGTCGCCGGCATCAGAGAGATCCGCAAGGTCGATACGCACGCGGTGGACATCGTGACGCAGGAACCCTTCGCGATCCTGCCGCAGAACATCAGCCGCTGGTACATCATGTCCAAGGCGTGGTGCGAGAAGCACAACGCGGTGAAGCCGGTGGACGTGCGCAAGGGCACCGAGAACTACGCAAGCACGCACGCCAACGGCACCGGGCCCTTCATGCTGAAAACGCGCGAGCCGGGAGTGCGCACGACCTTCGCCCCGAACCCGGACTGGTGGGCGAAGGCGGAGCACAACGTGACCGAGGCGATCTTCACGCCGGTGGGCAACGACGCCACGCGCGTGGCCGCGCTCATCAGCGGGGAGATCGACATGGTCGACCCCGTGCCGCTGCAGGACGTGCCGCGGGTGAAGGGCAGCCCGGCCCTGCAGATCATGCAATCGCCGGAACTGCGCACGATCTTCCTGGGCATGGACCAGAAGCGCGACGAACTCCTGTTCTCGAACGTGAAAGGGCGCAACCCGCTGAAGGACCGGAAAGTGCGCCAGGCGTTCTACCAGGCCATCGACATCGAGGCCATCCGCACGCGGATCATGCGCGGCGTATCCACGCCCACGGGGCTGATGGTGGCGCCGGGCGTGCAGGGCTTCGTGCCCGACATGAACAAGCGCCTGCCCTACGATCCCGACGGCGCACGCAAGCTGCTCGCCGAAGCCGGCTATCCGTCGGGTTTCGAGGTCGGCATGAACTGTCCGAACGACCGTTACGTGAACGACGGCGAGATCTGCCAGGCCATCGCCTCCATGCTGGCGAAGGTGGGGGTGAAGGTGAATCTCGTGGCCGAGCCCAAGACGCTCTTCTTCCCCAAGGTGCTCTCGCGCAACGTGTCGTTCTACCTCGCCGGATGGACGCCCACCAGCCAGGACAGTCACAACGCCCTCTACGCACTGATGTCGACTCCGGGCGAAGCCGGCCAGGGCCAGTTCAATGGCGGTGCGTACTCGAACCCGCGGGTCGACGACCTGACCCGCCGCATCGGCGCGGAGAACTACGCGAACAAGCGGAACGCGATGATCGCGGAGGCGTTCAAGATCCATCAGGACGAGATCGGCCACATCCCCCTGCATCAGCAGCCGATCACGTGGGGCATGAAGAAGTCGGTGGAGATGGTCCAGACCCCGGACAACTTCGTCTACCTCCGCTGGGTCACGGTGAAGTGA